A window of Candidatus Methylomirabilis sp. contains these coding sequences:
- a CDS encoding glycosyltransferase family 2 protein, with product MSIITPSYNQGHFIEETILSILNQDYPHIEYIVVDGGSTDNTLEILKRYEGRLTWLSEPDRGQSDAINKGFWLAKGELLAWLNSDDTYLPGAVRKAVAHLVEHPDTMMVYGEGYQIDETSRAKGRFPWTEPFDLWRLVYLSDYILQQTTFFRREVFESIDMLDETLHWGMDWDLWIRIAKKFNVEYLPEYFANLRQYPEAKTYSGGVKRFRELVTIMRRHGTRMYPPAYIIYGLETVWKSLRTLVKQLLPGGVDGLGVLSRLISPLLGSITGGIVLHAQGYYPDGWASRKAHFLLVNPGQATCLRLEGELPTLPRDGFRTAIHAQVNGRLLDGPFTVKPRSFTLAWQIPDVMRSSALFEVTLLSTSWFDPTDLGIKNDRRRLCYKIRKLAVE from the coding sequence GTGTCCATCATCACGCCTTCCTATAACCAGGGCCACTTCATCGAGGAAACAATCTTAAGTATCTTAAATCAGGATTACCCTCACATTGAGTATATCGTCGTCGATGGTGGCTCGACTGACAATACTCTAGAAATCTTAAAGAGGTACGAGGGTCGGCTCACCTGGCTCTCTGAGCCGGATCGCGGACAATCTGATGCCATCAATAAGGGCTTTTGGCTGGCCAAGGGCGAACTCCTGGCCTGGCTCAACTCGGACGATACCTATTTGCCAGGCGCGGTGCGAAAAGCAGTCGCCCACCTTGTGGAGCATCCCGATACCATGATGGTGTACGGAGAGGGATATCAGATTGACGAAACAAGTCGGGCGAAGGGACGCTTTCCGTGGACAGAACCCTTCGATCTTTGGAGACTGGTCTACCTTTCGGACTATATCCTGCAGCAGACTACCTTCTTTAGACGAGAAGTGTTCGAGTCCATCGACATGCTGGACGAAACGCTTCACTGGGGGATGGATTGGGACCTCTGGATCCGCATCGCGAAAAAGTTCAACGTGGAGTACCTTCCTGAGTATTTTGCAAACTTGCGCCAGTACCCGGAGGCGAAAACCTATTCTGGAGGGGTCAAGCGATTCCGCGAGCTGGTCACCATAATGCGAAGGCATGGGACAAGGATGTATCCTCCGGCCTACATCATCTATGGGTTAGAAACTGTTTGGAAGAGTCTTCGGACCCTTGTAAAGCAGCTCCTCCCAGGCGGTGTGGACGGGCTTGGTGTCCTATCGCGGCTTATAAGTCCCCTACTGGGAAGCATCACCGGCGGCATTGTTCTACATGCGCAAGGCTATTATCCCGACGGCTGGGCTTCGCGGAAGGCGCATTTTCTACTGGTCAACCCTGGCCAGGCCACTTGCCTTCGCCTTGAAGGCGAACTCCCAACGCTACCCCGGGACGGCTTCAGGACGGCGATCCATGCCCAAGTCAACGGGCGGCTTCTGGACGGCCCGTTCACCGTCAAGCCCCGCTCGTTTACCTTAGCATGGCAGATCCCGGACGTGATGCGATCTTCAGCGCTCTTTGAAGTGACCCTGCTCTCGACCTCCTGGTTCGACCCAACCGATTTAGGAATCAAGAATGATCGGCGCCGGCTCTGCTATAAAATTCGCAAGCTCGCAGTCGAATAG
- a CDS encoding sigma-54 dependent transcriptional regulator, which produces MEGYRAKVLIVDDDPSARKILQSRLRVMNAQVLVASSGSEALEQIRREMPVVVLLDLQMPKMSGIDVLRSLKREGLDATVIVVTAHASIENAVEAMKEGAYDFITKPVDSQYLEIVLRKAFERESLRAQNRFLQTEMEGRLVQVVAENPAMKNLLQLARRAADSNSTILLLGESGTGKEVLARSIHRWSPRANHPFTVVNCAAIPDQLLESELFGHEKGAFTGAHQLKRGKFEIADRGTVFLDEIGEVPASIQTKLLRVLQDHEFERVGGTRTIKADIRVIAATNGDLERAVRDGGFREDLFYRLNVVSIKLPPLRERKEDIPVLIDYFLRKYAGALKKPMKLLAFGTLDDLIAYHWPGNVRELENVIERAMVLSTGDQIGSEDLPPQVTAGPRRETFREKEFHEAVKEFKRWTIQDALKRSHGNQTKAAEILGLQRTYLAKLIRLLEIKIPSLTEKDHS; this is translated from the coding sequence ATGGAAGGGTATCGCGCAAAAGTTCTGATTGTCGACGATGATCCATCGGCCAGGAAAATTCTCCAGAGCCGGTTGCGGGTGATGAACGCGCAGGTTCTTGTCGCATCCAGCGGCTCTGAGGCCTTAGAGCAGATCCGGCGGGAGATGCCCGTGGTTGTCCTGCTTGATCTGCAGATGCCGAAGATGTCAGGGATCGACGTCCTGAGATCATTGAAGCGCGAAGGATTAGACGCGACGGTCATCGTTGTGACTGCGCACGCAAGCATTGAAAACGCTGTGGAGGCCATGAAGGAGGGCGCCTACGACTTTATCACCAAGCCTGTCGATTCACAGTACCTGGAAATCGTCCTGCGCAAGGCGTTCGAGCGGGAGTCCCTGCGAGCGCAAAATCGCTTCTTACAGACAGAGATGGAGGGTCGCCTCGTCCAGGTCGTAGCGGAAAATCCGGCTATGAAGAATCTGCTGCAGCTTGCCCGCCGCGCCGCCGACAGCAACTCAACCATCCTGCTCCTTGGCGAAAGCGGAACAGGGAAAGAGGTCTTGGCCAGAAGCATTCACCGGTGGAGTCCTCGAGCCAACCATCCGTTCACTGTCGTCAATTGCGCGGCCATCCCGGACCAGTTGCTGGAAAGCGAGCTCTTCGGCCACGAAAAAGGGGCCTTCACGGGCGCGCATCAACTCAAGAGAGGGAAGTTCGAAATTGCGGATCGCGGCACGGTATTTCTCGACGAAATCGGGGAGGTCCCGGCAAGTATCCAAACGAAACTACTCCGTGTCCTGCAGGACCATGAGTTTGAACGGGTTGGGGGAACCCGTACGATCAAGGCCGACATCCGCGTCATCGCGGCTACCAACGGCGATCTCGAGCGAGCTGTGCGGGATGGCGGCTTTCGCGAAGATCTTTTCTATCGACTGAACGTCGTCAGCATAAAGCTGCCGCCGCTGAGAGAGCGGAAAGAGGATATCCCGGTTTTGATCGATTACTTCCTACGAAAGTACGCGGGCGCGTTGAAGAAGCCTATGAAGCTCCTCGCCTTCGGTACGCTGGACGACTTGATCGCGTATCACTGGCCAGGAAATGTGCGCGAGCTAGAGAACGTGATCGAACGGGCGATGGTCTTGAGCACAGGGGACCAGATCGGCTCGGAGGACCTGCCGCCTCAAGTTACCGCAGGCCCGCGCCGCGAAACGTTCAGAGAAAAGGAGTTCCATGAGGCTGTCAAGGAGTTCAAGCGGTGGACGATTCAGGATGCCCTCAAGCGTTCGCACGGCAATCAGACGAAGGCGGCAGAGATCCTTGGACTTCAGCGTACCTATCTGGCCAAGCTTATCCGGTTACTTGAGATTAAGATTCCGAGTCTCACCGAAAAAGATCACTCTTAA